CGCCTGCTTGATCTCGGCCTTGCGGGCAAAAGGCCCGGCCAGCATGGAGGTGTGGATCTCGTCACCCGTCCGGTCCAGGAAGCCGGTGTTGATGAAGAAGATGCGGTCCTTCACCGCATGAATGCAGGCGGCAAGGTTGGCAGACGTGCGCCGTTCCTCGTCCATCACGCCCACGCGCATGGTATGACGCGGCAGGCTGAGCATGTCCTCCACCGCATCGAATACGGCATTGGCAAAGGCGGCCTCTTCCGGGCCGTGCATCTTGGGCTTCACGACATAGATTGCGCCGTGGCGGGAATTGCGCCCGATGTCGCTGCGGGGGCCGAGGCCCTCGATATCGTGCAGGCCGATCGCGCCGGTCACAACGGCGTCCAGCAGGCCTTCGGGCGCTTCGCTGCCATCGGGCAGGCGCACGGCAGGCGTGGTCATCAAATGGCCGACATTGCGCACCAGCAGCAGGCTGCGGCCCTTCAGGGTGAAGGCGCTGCCATTCGGCGCGGTATAGTCGCGGTCGGCCTCGCTCCGGCGGAGCATGGTCTGGCCGCCCTTGGTGAACTCCGCCTCCAGGTCGCCGCGCAGCGCGCCCATCCAGTTGCGATAGGCCGCGACCTTGTCCTCGGCATCGACGGCGGCGACGGAATCTTCCAGGTCCACGATGGTGGAAAGCGCCGCTTCGAGCCGGATATCGGCCACGCCCGCCGCATCGGTTTTCCCGATGGGATGGTCGCGGTCGATCACGATTTCGATATGCAGGCCGTTGTGGACGAGCAGGATGTTCTCGCCCGCGCGGCCAGCCAGCTGTGCAGGGTCGGCGAGGTCCGGCGCCTGGCCGTCCCAGTCGCTCCACCTGCCCGCTGCCAGCGGCACGGCCTCGTCCAGGAAGGCCCGTCCGCGCGCCACCACGGCGGCACCGCGCGCTTCGTCATAACCGCCCGGCGGCGGCGCGGAGCCGTCCAGCGCATCGGTACCGTAAAACGCGTCGTACAGGCTGCCCCAGCGCGCATTGGCGGCGTTGAGCAGGAAGCGGGCGTTCAGAACCGGCACCACCAGCTGCGGCCCGGCGATGTCGGCAATTTCGGGGTCGGCCGGCGGCGGGGCGATGGCGAAGGCCTCGGGCTCTTCCACCAAATAACCGATTTCGCGCAGGAAGGCCTCGGGCGCGCCGCCCTTGCCGGGATTGTCCCTGTGCCAGTCGTCGATCTGCGCTTGCAGGCTCTCGCGCACGGCCAGCAGCCGGGCATTGCGCGGGGCGAAGCGGTCCATGATGCCGGCAAAGCCGCGCCAGAAGGCGGCGACGTCGCGGCCCGTGCCCGGCAGGACTTCGTCCTCCAGGAAAGCGGCAAGCGGGGCGGCGATTGCCAGCCCCGCCCGCTCTACCATGCCGTGGGTGTGCGTGTTCATGCCATCTTCCCTATCGGGCGAGGGGCTGCGTTCAAGCACGGCCTCGGTCGTCATGCCGCATCGCTTTTCGCCGTGGCGGGCGTGTGGCGCGGCGGACGTTCGCCGAAGCGGCCCAGCCGGTGGTGCAAGTTGACGTATTTCTCGACGCCTTCTTCGCCATCATGGGCGCGGATGTATTCCACCACCGCTGCGCGCAGCAGGCGGAAATCCTCGGTCGAGAAAACGGGGCGGGCCATTGTCGGTTCGGCCATTTCTACTCTCCTTTGAGTGGCCGCTGCCGTGGGGGTTGGCAGCGGCCCATTCTCGCAGCGGATTACGCCGCGAACTGATTCATCGTGTTGTCCTTGCCGCCGGCCTTCAGGGCCGCTTCGCCGGCAAAGGCTTCCTTGTGGTCGTCCCCGATGTCGGAGCCGGCCATGTTCTGGTGCTTCACGCAGGCGATGCCCTGGCGGATTTCCTCGCGCTGGACGGTCTTGACGTAGCCCAGCATGCCATCGTCGCCGAAGTAACGCTTGGCGAGGTTGTCCGTGGAAAGCGCCGCGGTGTGATACGTCGGCAGCGTGATCAGGTGGTGGAAGATCCCCGCCCGCTTCGCGCCGTCGGCCTGGAAGGTGCGGATGCGCTCATCCGCCTCGGCCGCCAGCTCGCTGTCGTCGTAATGCTGGCTCATCAGCATGGCGCGATCGTAATCGGTCACGTCGCGGCCTTCCGCTTCCCAGGCATCGTAAACCTGCTGGCGGAAGTTCAGCGTCCAGTTGAAGCTGGGCGAGTTGTTATACACCAGCTTGGCATCGGGCACGACTTCGCGGATCCGGTCGACCATGCCGGCGATCTGCTCGACATGCGGCTTCTCGGTCTCGATCCACAGCAGGTCCGCACCGTTCTGGAGCGAGGTGATGCAGTCGAGCACGCAGCGGTCCTCGCCCGTGCCGGGGCGGAACTGGTAAAGGTTGGAGGGCAGGCGTCGTGGTCTGAAAAGCCCGCCCTCCCGGCTGATAAGGACTTCTCCCGTCCCGATATCCGCCGTGTCCACTGCCTCGCAATCGAGGAAGCTGTTGTACTGGTCGCCGAGGTCGCCCGGCTCCTTGGTGAAAGCGATCTGCTTGGTCAGGCCTGCGCCCAGCGAATCGGTGCGGGCAACGATGATGCCATCGTCCACGCCCAGTTCGAGGAAGGCGTAACGGATCGCGCGGATTTTCTGCAGGAAGTCCTCGTGCGGCACGGTGACCTTGCCGTCCTGGTGGCCGCACTGCTTCTCGTCCGACACCTGGTTTTCGATCTGCAGCGCGCAGGCGCCGGCCTCGATCATCTTCTTGGCGAGGAGATACGTCGCCTCGGCATTGCCGAAGCCGGCATCGATATCGGCGATGATCGGCACGACATGCGTCTGATGATCGTCGATGGCATGCAGCAGGCGGTGCGTGTTCATCACGTCGCCGCTGGCCTTGGCCTCGTCCAGCTCGCGGAACAGGCCGCCCAGCTCGCGCGCATCGGCCTGGCGAAGGAAGGTGTACAGTTCCTCGATCAGCGCGGGCACGCTCGTCTTTTCATGCATGGACTGGTCGGGAAGCGGGCCGAATTCGCTGCGCAGCGCGGCCACCATCCAGCCGGACAGGTACAGGTACTTGCCCTTGGTCGTGCCGAAATGCTTCTTGATGCTGATCATCTTCTGCTGGCCGATGAAACCGTGCCAGCAGCCCAGCGACTGCGTGTAATTGGCCGGGTCCGCATCGTAAGCGGCCATGTCTTCGCGCATGATCTTTGCAGTGTAACGCGCGATGTCGAGGCCGGTGCGAAAGCGGTTCTGCAATTCCATGCGGGCCGCGGCTTCGGGATCGATGCCGGTCCAGCGCGGGCCTTCGTCTGCGATCAGGTCACGCTTTGCGGCGAGTATCTGGCTGTAAGTCATGATGGCGTTATCCGTCCTTGGGTTGTCTTCTGGACGGACCATGCAGCGGACGTGCGCCTGCGAAAATCGCTTGCAGTGTCGCGTTGTCAAACTTTACAAGAATGTGTTGTAAAGTTGTAAGCACTCGACACAGGCGGAAAGTCAGGAGCCGGATATGGCGCGCAAGGCAATCTACATGGGCCCGCGGATGAAGCGCGTGCGGCGCGACCGGGGGCTGACGCAGGCCAACATGGCGGAGGATCTCGGCGTCTCCCCCAGCTATATCGCCCTGATGGAGCGCAACCAGCGTCCCGTCACCGCCGAGCTGCTGCTGAACCTGGCCACCACATACGGCATCGATATCGCCGACCTGGCGGACGGGGCGGAGGAAGAGCTGGGCACGCGGCTGGAGGGGGCCCTGCGCGACCCGATCTTTGCCGATATCGACCTGCCCGCGCTCGACGCCGCCGATATTGCCACATCCTATCCCGGTTTTGCCGAGGCGTTCCTGCGCCTGCAGACCGCGTTCGAGGAAGAGCGGCTGGCCCTGGCCGAGCGGATGGACAGCGCGGAAGGGAGCGCCGCGCCCGGCACCAGCGACCCGGTGGGCGAGGCGCGCGCCTTCTTGGCCGCACGGCAGAACTGCTTCCCAGCGCTGGATGCGAGCGCAGCGGAACTGGCGAGCGAGCTGGGCAGTATCGAGGCGCTGTCGGCGCGCCTGCAGGACAATCACGGGCTGGAGGTGCGCTTCGTCGATGCGGGCCTGCTGCTGGGGGCGCTGCGCTTCCTCGATTACCACCGCCGCCGCCTGTTGCTGAACGAACGGCTGGACCTGTCATCGCGCCGCTTCCAGCTGGCGCTGCAGGTGGCGATCCTGGAACAGGGCGAGGCCATTGCGCCGCTGGTAGAGGAAGGTCGCTTGCAATCCGAGGATGCGGCCATGCTGGTACGCCGCGCCTTGCAATCCTATTGGGCTGGCGCGCTGATCATGCCCTATCGCCCCTTCCTGAAGGCCGCGCGGGAGCTGCGCTATGACGTGGAGGCGCTGGCCGGGCGCTTCGGGACCAGCTTCGAACAGGTCGCCCACCGCCTGACCACTCTGCGCCAGCCGGGCGAGGAAGGCATCCCGTTCTTCTTCCTGCGGGTGGACCGGGCGGGCAATGTTTCGAAACGGCTGGACGGGGCAGGCTTCCCCTTCGCGCGCCATGGCGGGGCCTGCCCGCTGTGGAACGTGCACCATGCCTTCGCCGCGCCGGGGCAGGTCATCGCGCAGGAGATCGAGCTGCCGGACGGCGAGCGCTACGTCTCCATCGCGCGCACGGTGAAATCGGGTGGCGGCGCCTTCGATGCGCCCGCCGCGCTACGCAGTGTGGCGCTGGCCTGCCCGGCAAGCCATTCCGCCGAACTGGTCTATTCCTCTACACTGGAAGGCCGCGAGCCGACCCCCATCGGCGTCGCCTGCCGCCTGTGCCACCGCCCCCACTGCATCGCCCGAAGCGCCCCGCCCATGGGCCGCGAAATGAGCCCCACCGCTTACCGCGACACGGGCGTGCCGTTTGCGTTCTCGGGGGAGTGATGGCTGTAAGAAGGCTGGAGCGGGTAAGGGGAATCGAACCCCTCTAGCTAGCTTGGAAGGCTAGAGCATTACCACTATGCTATACCCGCATTCCCAGCGCAGCGCGCTTGCCACCGATGGGCGCGCGTCGTCAAGCATCCGGTTCGGGCGGACCTCCGGCAATCAGCGAGCGGGTGTGCGGGTGGCGCGCGGTTCGCTCAACGGGCGCGGGTTGCCGCGAGGGGCCTCGGCCTCCTCCTCTTCGGTGTCTTCCGGGGGCTGGCTGCCCGGTTCGCCCAGCCACACATCCACGCGGCGATTGGCGCGGCGACCGGCCTCGTTCGGCGTGCCGTCGAGCTTGGCATTGGGGGCAACGGGGCGCTGTTCGCCAAGCGCGATGATCTCGATCCGGTCCTCGTCCACGCCGTTTTCCGTCAGCCATCCGGCGACGGCTTCGGCGCGCTTGCGACTGGCAAAGATATTGCCCTGGTCGTCCCCTTCAGAATCGGTGTGGCCGCGCAGCACGATGGGCCAGCCTTCCTCATAGGCATCGCTGTCCAGCAAGGCGCGCAGTGTGCGCTTGCCACCCGCCGACACTGCGTATCCGCCATCGGGGAAGCCGATGGTGAGCGATTGCGGCTCCGGCGGGCTTTCGACCACGGGATTGTCTTCCAGGTCGGGCCGGATGATGGAATTGACCGGCGTTTCGGCGGCCGCGGGCGTGGGATCCGGCGAAATCAGCGTGGTTTCGGACGGGTCGGGTGCAGCCTCGCCGCCATCCTCGCGCGTGTCCTTTACCTTGCAGCCGCTGGCCAGCAGCGCTGCGGCCAGCGTCATCGCGATTGCGGCGTGGCGATATGCGGGTCGCTTGGTCATCTCGGTTCTCTCCAGCATTTCCATCAGCCCGGCTCCGGCCGCGCATTGCCGTTTCCATTGCCGTTCTCGGCATCGCGCTTCGCCCGCTTCTCGCGCATTTCCCCGCTTTCGCGCGGGGGCGAGAAGGAGACGATCGTATCGCCCGCTTCCGGTTCGGGGACCGAAGCATGGGTGAAGAAGCGCAGGTTCCCGCTGGGGCGGATCAGCAACAGCATATTGGCGGCATTCGGCAGCTTCTCGCGCGCGGCGTCGACATCGAATTCCTCGGACAGCTTGGTCTTGCGGAAGACCCAGCCCTCGCCGGTTTTCTCGGCCACCTCGTCCACGCCCCAGCCGCTGGCGAACAGGGCTCGCCCACGAAGGCTGCGCGGCAGGGCGCGGTGATCGTCGTCATCGTCCAGCTCGCCCAGCTGGTACACCTTGTCCGTGCCGATTTCCGGGGCGAACTCGCTGCACACCAGCGTGTTATACGCCTCGTTCTCGGTCGCGGCGACCAGCACCTGGTAGGGGCCGAGGTCGAGATTGTGCTCCGTCGCCTCGTTCAGGATCTCGCCGTGATAGGTCTGCAGGCCCGCCTGCCGCGCGGGCTTGAGGCGGGACCAGCTGGTGTCGACGATCAGCGTGGGCGTGCCCAGCTCGTCCATCTGTTTGGCCAGCGCGATTGTCCAGGGGGTGGAGCCGACCACGACCAGGCCGGGACGCTCCGCGCCTTTGATGCCCAGCCACTTGGCCACGATGTTGATGGTGAAGCCATGCGCGAGGATGGTGGTCACCACCACGGCGAAGCTCAGCCCGATCAGCACGCTGCCATCGGCAAAGCCAAGGTCCGCCATGCGCAGCGCGAACAGGCCGCTGATCGCGACCAGCACGATGCCGCGCGGGGCGATCCAGGCCAGGAACAGCCGCTCGTTCCACGGGATCTTGCTGCCCAGCAGGCTGAGCAGGATGGTGGCCGGGCGCACGATGAACAGCAGCGCCAGCAGGAACAGGCCGAAGCGCCACTGGAACTGCTGCAGCTCTTCGAAATCGAGGCTGGCGGACAGCAGGATGAAGATGCCCGAGACCAGCAGCACGGCGATGTTCTGCTTGAAGGGGTGGATACTGCGCAGGCTGGCGACATGCATGTTGGCAAGCGCGATGCCCATGACGGTGACGGCCAGCAGGCCGGCCTCGTGCTCGATCATGTTGCAGCCCACGAACACGCCGATGACGGTAACCAGCAGGACGGGGACCTTGAGGTATTCCGGCACCAGCCCGCGCGGGAAGGTGAAGGCGATGGCGCGCGCGGCGGCATAGCCGATCACGCCGGAAACAAGCGCGGCAATGATCAGCGGCGGGACGACTTCCACAAGGGTGGAGCCATCGGCCGACAGGCGGAAATATTCATAAGCCATCACGGCGCACAGCGCGCCGATGGGATCGTTGACGATGGCTTCCCACTTCAGGATGCCGGCAGGGCGCGCCTCTACGCTGGATTGTCGCAGCAGCGGCATGACCACGGTCGGGCCGGTCACGACCAGGATGCCGGCGAACAGGATCGCCACCGGCCAGACGAGGCCCGCGACGTAGAAACTGGCAAGCGAGCCGAGCAGCCAGCCGATGGGCACGCCAAGGATCACCAGCCGCCAGACGGCATTGCCGTATTTGTTGAGCTCGCGAAAATCGAGGCTGAGCCCGCCTTCGAACAGGATCAGCGCAACGCCAATGCCCACGATGGGCTCCAGCAACTCACCGAAGGCCACCTCCGGGTCGAAGATGTTGAGGATGGGGCCTGCGAGGAAACCGGCGGCCAGCATCAGGACGATGGCAGGTAGCCCCGTGCGCCATGCGATCCATTGCGCGCCGATGCCAAGTACACCGACCAGGGCGATAACTAATGCCTGGTGTTCCATGTGTGCGCCCTGCTCCCCCTTGCTGCGGCCTGCAAGTTATAATGCCCGGCGGCGGCTTTCTATCCCATGCAGGCCGGCGCGCTTTAGTCCCCGTCGAAGGCGACGAGCGATTGCGGCCGGATGTCCGCCCCTTCCAGCGCGCGCGCACCGCCAAGGTCCGGCAGGTCGACGACGAACATCGCATGATCCACCCGCGCCCCGGCCTGCCGCAGCAGGTGCGCCCCGGCCAGCGCCGTGCCGCCGGTGGCCAGCAGGTCGTCGACGATCAGCACGTCCCGCCCGTCATCGACCAGCGTGGGAT
This genomic interval from Paraurantiacibacter namhicola contains the following:
- a CDS encoding OmpA family protein; protein product: MTKRPAYRHAAIAMTLAAALLASGCKVKDTREDGGEAAPDPSETTLISPDPTPAAAETPVNSIIRPDLEDNPVVESPPEPQSLTIGFPDGGYAVSAGGKRTLRALLDSDAYEEGWPIVLRGHTDSEGDDQGNIFASRKRAEAVAGWLTENGVDEDRIEIIALGEQRPVAPNAKLDGTPNEAGRRANRRVDVWLGEPGSQPPEDTEEEEAEAPRGNPRPLSEPRATRTPAR
- a CDS encoding helix-turn-helix domain-containing protein, which produces MARKAIYMGPRMKRVRRDRGLTQANMAEDLGVSPSYIALMERNQRPVTAELLLNLATTYGIDIADLADGAEEELGTRLEGALRDPIFADIDLPALDAADIATSYPGFAEAFLRLQTAFEEERLALAERMDSAEGSAAPGTSDPVGEARAFLAARQNCFPALDASAAELASELGSIEALSARLQDNHGLEVRFVDAGLLLGALRFLDYHRRRLLLNERLDLSSRRFQLALQVAILEQGEAIAPLVEEGRLQSEDAAMLVRRALQSYWAGALIMPYRPFLKAARELRYDVEALAGRFGTSFEQVAHRLTTLRQPGEEGIPFFFLRVDRAGNVSKRLDGAGFPFARHGGACPLWNVHHAFAAPGQVIAQEIELPDGERYVSIARTVKSGGGAFDAPAALRSVALACPASHSAELVYSSTLEGREPTPIGVACRLCHRPHCIARSAPPMGREMSPTAYRDTGVPFAFSGE
- a CDS encoding isocitrate lyase, which translates into the protein MTYSQILAAKRDLIADEGPRWTGIDPEAAARMELQNRFRTGLDIARYTAKIMREDMAAYDADPANYTQSLGCWHGFIGQQKMISIKKHFGTTKGKYLYLSGWMVAALRSEFGPLPDQSMHEKTSVPALIEELYTFLRQADARELGGLFRELDEAKASGDVMNTHRLLHAIDDHQTHVVPIIADIDAGFGNAEATYLLAKKMIEAGACALQIENQVSDEKQCGHQDGKVTVPHEDFLQKIRAIRYAFLELGVDDGIIVARTDSLGAGLTKQIAFTKEPGDLGDQYNSFLDCEAVDTADIGTGEVLISREGGLFRPRRLPSNLYQFRPGTGEDRCVLDCITSLQNGADLLWIETEKPHVEQIAGMVDRIREVVPDAKLVYNNSPSFNWTLNFRQQVYDAWEAEGRDVTDYDRAMLMSQHYDDSELAAEADERIRTFQADGAKRAGIFHHLITLPTYHTAALSTDNLAKRYFGDDGMLGYVKTVQREEIRQGIACVKHQNMAGSDIGDDHKEAFAGEAALKAGGKDNTMNQFAA
- a CDS encoding cation:proton antiporter, giving the protein MEHQALVIALVGVLGIGAQWIAWRTGLPAIVLMLAAGFLAGPILNIFDPEVAFGELLEPIVGIGVALILFEGGLSLDFRELNKYGNAVWRLVILGVPIGWLLGSLASFYVAGLVWPVAILFAGILVVTGPTVVMPLLRQSSVEARPAGILKWEAIVNDPIGALCAVMAYEYFRLSADGSTLVEVVPPLIIAALVSGVIGYAAARAIAFTFPRGLVPEYLKVPVLLVTVIGVFVGCNMIEHEAGLLAVTVMGIALANMHVASLRSIHPFKQNIAVLLVSGIFILLSASLDFEELQQFQWRFGLFLLALLFIVRPATILLSLLGSKIPWNERLFLAWIAPRGIVLVAISGLFALRMADLGFADGSVLIGLSFAVVVTTILAHGFTINIVAKWLGIKGAERPGLVVVGSTPWTIALAKQMDELGTPTLIVDTSWSRLKPARQAGLQTYHGEILNEATEHNLDLGPYQVLVAATENEAYNTLVCSEFAPEIGTDKVYQLGELDDDDDHRALPRSLRGRALFASGWGVDEVAEKTGEGWVFRKTKLSEEFDVDAAREKLPNAANMLLLIRPSGNLRFFTHASVPEPEAGDTIVSFSPPRESGEMREKRAKRDAENGNGNGNARPEPG
- a CDS encoding malate synthase G; translation: MNTHTHGMVERAGLAIAAPLAAFLEDEVLPGTGRDVAAFWRGFAGIMDRFAPRNARLLAVRESLQAQIDDWHRDNPGKGGAPEAFLREIGYLVEEPEAFAIAPPPADPEIADIAGPQLVVPVLNARFLLNAANARWGSLYDAFYGTDALDGSAPPPGGYDEARGAAVVARGRAFLDEAVPLAAGRWSDWDGQAPDLADPAQLAGRAGENILLVHNGLHIEIVIDRDHPIGKTDAAGVADIRLEAALSTIVDLEDSVAAVDAEDKVAAYRNWMGALRGDLEAEFTKGGQTMLRRSEADRDYTAPNGSAFTLKGRSLLLVRNVGHLMTTPAVRLPDGSEAPEGLLDAVVTGAIGLHDIEGLGPRSDIGRNSRHGAIYVVKPKMHGPEEAAFANAVFDAVEDMLSLPRHTMRVGVMDEERRTSANLAACIHAVKDRIFFINTGFLDRTGDEIHTSMLAGPFARKAEIKQAKWISAYEDRNVQIGLATGFSGKAQIGKGMWAAPDRMAQMMAEKTGHPMSGASTAWVPSPTAAVLHAVHYHQVDVKDRQAERAKEGIAPLADLLTVPLGSGDWSAEEIAQELENNAQGILGYVVRWIDQGVGCSKVPDLSDVGLMEDRATLRISSQHIANWLQHEIVTPQQVDESLQRMAAQVDGQNAGDPAYEPMAGRWDESLAYKAARALVFEGTTQPSGYTEPILHGVRAMKKAKAC